A genomic stretch from bacterium includes:
- the flgK gene encoding flagellar hook-associated protein FlgK yields MALSLALNNALSSLRVNQSALNVLSQNISNANTPGYSRQNLQLESQYVNNSGAGVKIADVTRNVDQYLQRTTQMQASITMDSSVISDYMDRVQLVTGKPASDNSLNAYIDNYFSAMQDLADSPDKASLRENAVKTASTLARSMNDTAYGLEQLRYEAELDISREVKTINDTLTKLYDVNIAIANADALKQTKVGLYDQRDALVNQLSQSLDIRVRYLKDGRATVAAAGGIGLVDYQLHQLQYTPASGVDTFINDGTLGPITSTAVDRKTFKPLAPPATLVAASTEGSFSTPMKSGKLYGLLQVRNVKIPEILNTLDTLAQGVREKINAIHNDGAGFPPPDTLTGQVAVDPQEVRNWQGSALIGIVNPDGTPLDNPYPINDPLSQETGGFRPAQLNLNFNSGEGDVGWHTGQTIADEMNAYLGPQGAKWELGNLSNVRLVSNIENVPQTGALSLDFDFENISDNTATVQILGATINGFPAAGVPTTAYNVNAGFTGRTGTEWGITGTGVVGPNTIDVTIQVTDANGNVSTDTLTFVVDNSVPGEIKNNRFIATTSGGGNAYQVLPSDPSAIARAEFVNDKGLPVQPGEYGYLKINTFDPDHRIAMSEGTSYDNGRLFATPPEVGTGKGISHYFGLNNFFNENNNFVKNTPYLGNDTFKNSALNLSIRTDIIDHSNYLSTGKLTQTHLGSVGGKPVYTYELGAGGKQAVQAMADLGLAQASFAESGLLPVTDQTLSGYSSSFLGATAAVAEFAKQQYDNDNLLYQTYQSKSDAISGVNLDEEVGNTIIYQNAYSASARVITVVNSMFDALMNSF; encoded by the coding sequence ATGGCGTTAAGCCTCGCGCTCAATAATGCGCTTTCCAGCCTGCGGGTGAACCAGTCCGCCTTGAACGTGCTTTCGCAAAATATTTCGAATGCGAACACGCCGGGCTATTCGCGCCAGAATCTTCAGCTGGAATCGCAATATGTGAATAATTCCGGCGCGGGGGTGAAGATTGCCGATGTCACCCGCAACGTGGACCAGTATCTGCAGCGTACTACCCAGATGCAGGCATCCATCACCATGGATTCCTCCGTCATCAGCGATTACATGGACCGCGTGCAGCTGGTGACCGGCAAGCCCGCCTCGGATAATTCGCTGAACGCCTATATCGACAATTACTTCTCCGCCATGCAGGACCTGGCCGACAGCCCGGACAAGGCCTCGCTGCGCGAGAATGCGGTGAAAACGGCCAGCACGCTGGCGCGTTCCATGAATGATACGGCCTATGGGCTTGAGCAGCTGCGTTACGAGGCGGAGCTGGATATCAGCCGCGAGGTCAAGACCATCAACGATACGCTGACCAAGCTCTATGACGTCAATATCGCCATCGCCAATGCCGATGCGCTGAAGCAGACCAAGGTCGGCCTTTACGACCAGCGGGATGCATTGGTCAATCAGCTCAGCCAGTCGCTCGATATCCGTGTGCGTTACCTCAAGGACGGCCGCGCGACGGTGGCCGCCGCAGGGGGCATCGGCCTGGTGGATTATCAGCTGCACCAGCTGCAATATACGCCTGCTTCGGGCGTGGATACGTTCATCAATGACGGTACGCTCGGGCCGATTACGTCCACCGCGGTGGACCGCAAAACCTTCAAGCCGCTGGCGCCGCCCGCCACGCTGGTGGCTGCCAGCACGGAAGGCAGCTTCTCCACGCCGATGAAGAGCGGCAAGCTTTACGGGCTGCTTCAGGTGCGCAACGTCAAGATTCCGGAAATTCTGAACACGCTGGATACGCTGGCCCAAGGCGTGCGCGAGAAGATCAATGCCATCCATAATGACGGCGCCGGTTTTCCGCCGCCGGACACGTTGACCGGACAGGTTGCCGTGGATCCGCAGGAAGTACGCAACTGGCAGGGGTCCGCCCTGATCGGCATCGTCAATCCCGATGGTACACCGCTGGATAATCCCTATCCGATCAATGACCCGCTTTCACAGGAAACGGGTGGTTTCCGCCCCGCGCAGCTGAACCTGAACTTCAACTCGGGCGAGGGCGATGTGGGCTGGCATACGGGCCAGACTATTGCCGATGAGATGAACGCCTATCTGGGGCCGCAGGGCGCCAAGTGGGAGCTGGGCAATCTCTCCAACGTCCGCCTGGTTTCCAACATCGAGAACGTGCCGCAAACCGGCGCGCTTTCGCTGGATTTCGATTTTGAGAATATTTCCGACAATACGGCCACGGTGCAGATACTGGGCGCGACCATCAACGGTTTTCCTGCCGCGGGTGTTCCCACCACGGCGTATAATGTTAATGCCGGTTTTACCGGGCGCACGGGCACGGAATGGGGCATCACGGGCACCGGCGTTGTGGGGCCAAACACGATCGACGTGACCATTCAGGTGACGGACGCCAATGGTAACGTGTCCACCGATACGCTGACCTTCGTGGTGGATAACAGCGTGCCGGGGGAGATCAAAAACAACCGCTTCATCGCCACGACTTCAGGCGGGGGTAATGCCTACCAGGTGTTGCCGAGCGATCCAAGCGCCATCGCCCGTGCCGAGTTCGTGAATGACAAGGGACTGCCCGTTCAGCCGGGTGAATATGGTTATCTGAAAATCAACACGTTCGATCCGGATCACCGCATTGCGATGTCGGAAGGGACTTCCTACGATAACGGGCGCCTGTTCGCCACCCCGCCAGAGGTTGGCACCGGCAAAGGGATTTCCCATTATTTCGGGCTGAACAACTTCTTCAACGAGAACAATAATTTCGTGAAGAACACACCGTATCTGGGCAATGATACGTTCAAGAATTCGGCGCTGAACCTGTCCATCCGTACCGATATTATCGACCATTCGAACTATCTGAGCACCGGTAAACTGACGCAAACCCACCTCGGCAGCGTCGGCGGCAAGCCCGTTTATACCTACGAGCTTGGCGCGGGGGGCAAACAGGCGGTGCAGGCGATGGCCGATCTCGGGCTCGCGCAGGCATCTTTTGCGGAATCCGGCCTGCTGCCGGTGACGGACCAGACATTAAGCGGCTATTCCTCGTCCTTCCTTGGGGCGACGGCGGCCGTGGCTGAATTTGCCAAGCAGCAATATGACAATGACAATCTTCTTTACCAGACCTACCAGTCCAAGAGCGATGCCATTTCCGGCGTCAACCTGGACGAAGAGGTGGGCAATACCATCATCTATCAAAATGCCTACAGCGCATCGGCCAGGGTGATCACGGTGGTGAACTCCATGTTCGATGCATTGATGAATTCCTTCTAA